TCTTGTGTTCAGCAGACTTCTCCTCGACAGCCTTGCTCCTCTCATAAAACCGCCCCGGGTTGAGGAAGCTCAGGGAGGGAGCAAACAATGAGAAGAGAGATCGATTTCATGGGGAAATCGAAGATCTTTATAACGGTTTCACTGATACTGATCGTGATTTCTCTTGTTTCGATATTCACGAAAGGCTTCAACTTCGGAGTAGAGTTCACAGGTGGCTCCGAAATCATCGTGCGTTTTGAGAACGTGGAGATCACAGAGTCTGATATAAGAAACGAGATCTCTCGAATCTCCGATGAATTCGCAACGGCCAGGATCGTTCAAGTGCGGTCCGCGGGGGATCCCGCGAACGTTCTGAAGTATTCAATAGTCGTTCCCAAAACCTACGAACCAGATGAAAAGGAGAGGATTCAAAGAGAACTTGAAAGTCTTCTTCCGGGGAAGGTTGTTTCCTTCAACGAAATCAGCGGAACAGCAGCAGAAGAGATAAGAAGGGGCACATGGACAGCTATTCTGGTGGCGCTGGTAGTCCTCCTCATCTACATCACCATACGGTTCAGGTTCGTGTTCGGTGTGGCAGCGATCGTTGCTCTCGTTCATGATGTTCTCATCACAATGGGCTTTTTCTCACTCTTCGGATACGAAATCAACGTTGCTGCCGTTGCGGCCTTTCTGACACTTCTTGGCTATTCGTTGAACGACTCCATCGTACTTTCGGACAGGATCAGAGAAAATATGAAAAGATACCGCGGAAGGAACATGCTCAACATCGTGAACATGAGTATAAATCAGGTTCTTGCCAGAACGATCAATACCTCTCTCACAACGTTCTTTGTAGTTTTTGTCTTACTACTGTTTGCGGGAAATGCTGTGAAACCTTTTGCCTTTGGAATGACGATAGGGACGGTGGTGGGAACCTACTCTTCACTCTACATAGTTTCTCCCATCATCGTGAAATGGTCAAAATGAGAGGGGCGAAGGCCCCTCTTTAAAATTCCACTCTGCTCATGTCTCCCAGGATGAGGCTCAAACTAGCAGGTTTCCTAGCAGAGCTTCTTACAGAGACACCCTTTCCCAGAATGGAGGAGTCTATCCTCTTTTCTATACCCACTATAGAACAACTGTCCATCACTATACTGTTTTCAATCTCGCAGTTTTCTAGGACCACGTTGTTTCCAATGGATGTGTAAGGCCCCACGTAAGTGTCCTTTATAAGGCAATTTTCGCCTATAACCACGGGTCCTCTGATCAGTGAGTTGACAATTCTGGAGGACTTTCCAATCATAACAGCTCCCTGAATGGTGGTTTTATCGTCCACTTCACCGAGAATCTCCTCGTTTATTCCCATGAGGATTTTCCTGTTGGCTTCCAGCAGATCATTGGGTTTCCCTGTATCTTTCCACCAGCCATAGATGATGTAACCTTTTACCTTTTCCCCTTTCTCTATGAGATATTCTATAGCGTCGGTTATCTCAAGTTCACCTCTCCAGGAGGGTTTTATGTTCTCTACGCCCTCGAATATTCTGTTTCTGAAAAGGTACAATCCCACGATGGCAAGATTGCTAGGAGGAATCTTTGGTTTTTCAACGACCTTTATAACCCTATCCCCTTCCATCACAGCCACACCGAAGCGGGTTGGATCTTTGACCGGTGAGAGCAAGATGGAAGCAGCGTAGTCTGACTTTTCGAAATCTTCCACGAACTTTCTGAGATCTTCGAGGATGAGGTTGTCTCCAAGGTACATCATGAAGCTCTCATCACCGAGGAAGTCTCTGGAAACCAAGACGGCGTGAGCAAGACCTTTGGGCTCTTCCTGAATAATGTAAGTGATTTTCAGGCCGAAGGGATTGTCTCCTACAACGTTTCTGAATTCTTCTGCGTTGTAAGGATTTACGACGATTCCCACTTCTTCGATTCCGGCTCGTGCGATGTTTTCCAAACTGTAGAAAAGAATGGGCTTGTTTGCAATCGGTATGAGATGTTTTGCGGTAGTGAATGTTAGAGGCCTTAGTCTGGTACCCTTTCCTGCACAGAGCACAATCGCTTTTTTCACTATCACACCTCCTTTCTCAAAAATTATATCAATCGACCATGATAGAATAAGTAAGGAAAAACTATTGGGAGGTGAACGAGCTTGAAAGTGATACTCCTAAAAGATGTTCCAAAAATTGGGAAAAAGGGCGAAATCAAGGAAGTTTCCGATGGGTACGCGAGGAACTATCTCATTCCCCGTGGTCTTGCCAGAGAGTACACCAAGGGGCTCGAAAGGGCGATAGAACATGAAAAGGAGATGGAAAGGAAAAAGAAAGAGCGTGAAAGAGAGGAAAGTGAGAAAATCCTGAAAGAACTCAAAAAGAGAACACATATCATAAAAGTCAAAGCGGGTGAAGCCGGGAAAATCTTCGGAGCCGTTACAGCAGCAACCCTGGCAGAAGAGATTTCAAAACTCACCGGTTTGAACCTCGACAAGAGATGGTTCAAGCTGGACAAACCCATAAAAGAAATCGGAAAGTACTCGGTGGAGGTAGTCCTGCCAGGTGGTGTTAGAGACACTATAGATATCAGGGTGGAAAGAGAAGAATGAACATAATAGGGTTTTCAAAGGCTCTGTTTTCCACTTGGATTTATTACTCTCCCGAGCGAATTCTCTTTGATGCAGGAGAGGGAGTTTCCACCGCTCTTGGAAGTAAGGTTTATGCCTTCAAATATGTTTTTCTTACACATGGCCATGTGGATCACATAGCGGGATTGTGGGGTATTGTGAACATAAGAAACAACGGAATGGGTGATAGGGAAAAGCCGCTCGATGTTTTTTACCCAAAAGGAAACAGAGCGGTTGAGGAGTACACTAATTTCATAAAAAAGGCGAACCCAGAACTTCGATTTTCCTTCAACGTTCATCCTCTGGAAGAAGGGGAAAAGGTGTTTCTTAGAGATGCGGGTGGTTTCAAACGTTACGTTCAGCCTTTCAGGACAAAGCACGTGGCATCTGAAGTGAGTTTCGGATATCACATTTTCGAGGTTAGAAGAAAACTGAAGGAAGAATTTCAGAATCTGGACAGCAAGGTGATCGCCAAACTGGTGAAGGAAAAAGGTCGGGATTTCGTAACTGATGAGTATCACAAAAAAATCCTCACCATCAGCGGTGATTCTCTGGCACTCGATCCAGAAGAGGTGGAGGGAACAGAGCTTCTGATCCACGAGTGCACCTTTCTCGATCCTCGTGATCGAAGGTACAAGAATCACGCATCGATCGATGAAGTCATGGAAACAGTGAAGAAAGCGGGTGTGAAAAGGGTGATTCTTTACCACATTTCAACACGCTACATAAGGAGCATTAAGAGCGTCATAAAAAAGTACAGGGAGATGTTGCCTGACGTGGAGATCACCTACATGGATCCGAGGAGGGTGTTCGAGATGTGAGGGGGGATACTATGGAAGCATGGATGTTCTGGCTTATTCTTGGTGTAATACTCATGGTAGCGGAGATCTTCACACCCACCTTTTTCATTTTCTGGTTCGGTGTGGGATCACTTGCGGCTTCGTTGGTATCTTTGTACTTGGGTGTTTACATTCAAATAATCGTCTTTGCCGTTGTTTCAATCGTCTTGGTTCTTTTAACAAGGAAACTGGTTCAGAGCTGGGAATCTCCAAGGAAAATCCACGTTGAAGAGATCGTTGGGAAGGTGGCTCTCGTTATCGAAACGATAAACAACAAAGAGGGAACCGGCCTTGTGAAGATCGACGGGGACGTGTGGAGGGCATTTGCGGAGGACGATGAGGAAATCATTGAAAAGGGTGAACACGTGAAGATCCTGAAAGTAGAAGGAGCCCACGTCGTTGTGAAAAAAGTTTGAGGAGGTGAGGGATATGCTGATAGCCCTTGTTGTTGTCGTTCTGTTTCTTGTGATAGTTGCTGCCAGTTCTTTGAGGATAGTGAGGCCTTACGAGCGAGGTCTGGTAGAAAGGCTTGGAAAGTTCAAGAGGGAAGTAGGATCAGGAATACACTTCATCATTCCGTTCTTCGAACGTATGATAAAAGTCGATATGAGAGAGAAAGTGATCGATGTTCCACCACAGGAAGTGATAACAAGGGACAACGTGGTTGTAACCGTCGATGCGGTCATCTACTACGAAATCACGGATGCTTACAAGGTGGTATACAACGTGAGTAACTTCGAAATGGCCACCATAAAGCTTGCTCAGACCAATCTCAGAAACGTGATAGGAGAGCTAGAACTCGATCAGACGCTCACTTCGAGAGAAAGGATAAACATGAAGCTCAGAACGGTTCTCGATGAAGCAACAGACAAGTGGGGTGTAAGGATCACCCGGGTTGAGATCAAAAAGATAGATCCTCCTCAGGACATCACAGATGCCATGAGTAAGCAGATGAAAGCTGAAAGAACGAAGAGGGCAGCCATACTGGAAGCTGAAGGTTACAAACAGGCCCAGATCTTGAGGGCAGAGGGTGAAAAGAACGCAGCAATACTAAGAGCAGAAGGAGAAGCCGAAGCAATAAAGCGAGTTGCTGAGGCAAACATGCAAAAACTCATGCTCGAAGCACGTGGACAGGCCGAGGCAATAAAACTTGTCTTTGGTGCTATACACGAAGGTAAACCAACAAAAGATCTTCTCACTGTCAGGTATCTGGAGACACTCAAAGAGATGGCAAACGGTCAGGCGACAAAGATCTTCCTTCCGTTCGAAGCAAGTTCCATACTCGCAAGTCTAGGGGTCATCTCGGAGATCTTCAAAGAAAAGAACGAGGACAAAAGGGATGAGAAATGATGTGGTTTTTTGAGGGACTTCTGTTCTGTGGAGTGGGGTTTGCCACTTCCATACTTTTTTCTTACTTTTACCTCAAAGAGAGGGAAAAACTGGATTTGAGTGCCTTCAGGATTTTCAACGAGTTCACTGTTCTAGGACTCATCTTTTTGTTTTCCTGGGTTTTCAACCCTGTGATCTTTCGACTGTTGGTTTCCGGACTTGCTGTACTCTTTTTTCTTGGAGAATCTGCTCGTTTCTTAATGGGCATAGACAAACAGTACCGCATCATGTTTCTGGCCTTTGAATACAACGACAGGGAATTCAGTTTGTACCAGATCAGAAAGAGACTGTTCAGATCTTTCGTAAAACCCGCCCTGAAATTTTTAGGATTGTACGCTGTCTTCTCCAACGTTGATCTGAAGAGCTCTCTGATAGTTCCGGCAATATTGTTCCTTGGTGTAACAATCAGTTTACTGAACGGAATAAATAAACTCGACTAATTTGGTAGAATAATAATGGAGGTGAAAAAATGGGAATTCTGTCTGAAAAGGACGTGGCGTATCTCAAGGATCTTTTCAACAAAGAACTGGAGAAAAAAGTGAAGGTGCTGCTCTTCAAGACCGACGACAAAGCACGCTGTCAGTACTGTGAAATCACAGAACAGGTGCTCAACGAACTGGTTTCCATCGATCCAAGGATTGAACTCGAAGTTCACGATTTTGACACCGAAAAAGAGGTGACCGAGAAGTACCAGGTGGAAATGGTTCCTGCCACAGTTTTGCTCTCTGAAGAGGGAAAGGACTACGGCATAAGGTTCTACGGTGTTCCTTCAGGCCACGAATTTGGCACACTCATACAGGATATCATCACAGTTTCAAAGGGAAAGCCACAACTTTCCGAAGAAAGCATACAGAAACTCCAAAGTCTTGAAGAACCGATAAGGATAAGCGTGTTCGTCACCCCGACGTGTCCTTACTGTCCAAGGGCGGTTCTGATGGCCCACAACATGGCTATGGCAAGCGACAAGATCATTGGAGAGATGATCGAGGCGAACGAATACTGGGAATTGAGTGAGAAATTCGGTGTCTCCTCCGTTCCGCACATCGTGGTGAACAGGGATCCTTCAAAATTCTTCGTAGGAGCCTACCCTGAGAAGGAATTCATAAACGAGGTTTTGAGGCTTGCGAAGGGGTGATGAAATGTGGTTTTCTTCGACACTGGTTCTGTGAAGAAAAAAGAGATCAAAGATAGATACGACATAGTGGTCGTCGGTGCAGGGCCAGCAGGTCTTGCTTCTGCCATATATGCAAGAAGAGCGGGATTGTCTGTTCTTGTTGTTGAAAAGGCGATCGAAGGTGGGTATGTAAATCTCACTCACCTGGTTGAGAACTATCCGGGCTTTCCAAAAATATCGGGTGAGGAACTCGCCTCGAAGTTTAAAGAACACGCGGAAAGCTTTGGTGCAGACATCTACAACGCAGAAGTTGTAAAACTTGAAGTTCAAGAAAATAAAAAAGTGGTCGAACTTGATGATGGTAAGAAAATAGAAGCTCCTGTGGTGATCGTTGCAACGGGTGCCAATCCAAAGAGACTGAACGTTCCCGGAGAAAAGGAGTTTTTCGGAAGGGGAGTCTCTTACTGTGCAACGTGTGACGGATACCTGTTTGCAGGAAAGGACATCGTGGTTGTTGGAGGAGGAGACAGTGCGTGCGATGAATCGATCTTTCTCTCCAACATCGTAAACAAGATCACGATGGTCCAGCTTCTGGAAACCCTCACCGCGGCGAAGGTTCTCCAGGAAAGGGTGTTGAACAATCCGAAGATAGAGGTGATCTACAATTCCACGGTGAAGGAGATACGGGGAAAAGACAAGGTTGAAGAGGTCGTCATAGAGAACGTGAAGACCGGTGAAACGAAGGTGCTGAAAACCGAAGGAGTGTTCATATTCATAGGACTGGATCCCAATTCCAAATTGCTCGAAGGACTCGTTGAGTTGGATCCTTATGGCTACGTTATAACGGACGAAAACATGGAGACAAGTATCAAAGGTCTTTACGCTGTTGGAGATGTGAGGAAGAAGAACCTCAGGCAGATTGTTACAGCAGTCGCAGACGGAGCCATAGCGGTAGAGCACGCTGCAAAGCATTACTTCTGATCACCCAGGATCAAAACAACCTTTCCTTCCAGGGGATGATTGGGTGGAGGTGTCTGATCGGATACCATCCACCCTTTGCCTTTCAGTTCCACATCCTTGACACCGAGTTCTTCCAACACAAGGAGGGCGTCTCTCACCGGTAGGCCCACCAGATTGGGCATCAAACCTCTTATGAGGGTTATTTTTTTCTCCTTTTTTTCTATTAGAAGTTCCACTATCTTTCTGAATACAGGAGCAGCAACGTCACCTCCGTAGAACGCTCCAGAAGGACTGTCCAGATGCACCATTATCATGTATTTGGGATCGTCCGCAGGGAAGAAACCCACAAAGAGAGAGTGATAGAGATCCTGGTACTTTCCCCCAACGGCCTTTTGAGCTGTTCCCGTTTTGCCAGCGATCTCCAATCCCCTGATTTGTGCAAACCTTCCCGTACCCTCTTCAACGACTTCTATCATGGCTTTCTTGATCGTCTCTGCTGTTGTTTCAGAAAAGACCTTCCTCTTCTCAACAGGACTTTCCTTCAAAATGGACGGTTTTATCCAGTATCCTCCGTTGGCAAACACGTTGAGGGAAGCCACAAGTTGAATGGGTGTAACACCGATTCCTTGGCCTATGGAGATCTCCGCCGGATCTATGAGTGACCACTCTTTTGGATTTCTCAGTATTCCATCGATTTCTCCTTCCATTTCCACTCCTGTCTTTTCTCCAAAACCTGCTCTTTTCAACCATTCATAGAATCCTTCAACTCCTATGTGTTTTACGATCAGATCTCCTACCCTCACACTCATAACGTTACAGGATTTCACGATTCCAGTGAGAAAGTCAACCTTTCCGTGTTTTTCTATGTCTCTTATGATGATGTTCAGTTCTTCAACAGGCTTTATCTCTCCTTGACATTCTATGGAAAAAGACGGTGAAGCAGACCTTGTTTCGAGTGCAATAGCGTAAACCACGGGTTTTATGGTGGAACCGGGCTCTATATAACCACCGATCAGATCGTTCCAACTCCTTGTGGTCACCATTGAAAGGATCTTTCCCGTTTTTGATTCCATGACAATGGCATGTCCTGCTTCTGCGGAAAACTCTTTCACAGCGTCGGAAATAATTCTATAGACATGTCTTTGAAGATCCAGGTCGATGGACAAATGAACATCCTGACCATCCTCTGGTAGGATGTAGTCGGTAAGAACAGGAGAAAGCCTTGCGCCTCTGTATAGAAACTCCAGAGCTCCCTTTCTTTTCCCTTTTAGGACATCGTCGAAGAAACCTTCAACACCGCCTCTTCCTTGACCGTTCAGAACCGCACCTGTCAGCACACCTACGCTGTAATCTTGAAACCTTTTTCTTCTGTACTCCACTTCCAAGCTGACAAAGGGTAAGATATCTGGGTCGAGTCTTTTCAGAACACTTTCCTTATCTTCTGCTTCTGTTAGTCTGTAGAATCTGTACTTCAGGATCTCCTCTGGATCTTTTTCGATACCACAGGCCTTCAGAGTCCTCTCAAGAGCACTCTTGTTACCATTCCGCCTTTTGAAAAAATCGACATCCAGATAGGCAACATAAACCGGAGAATCGTAAGCGATCTTTCTTCCCCTTGCGTCCAGAATACTACCGCGCTTTGGAGGGATTGAAACATACCAGTGGGACTTCTGTCCTACAGGGGGAAAGAAGAAAAGGTTTATGAACGAGACCGCCAGAAATAACATGAACACTGCCAGAAGCAGAGCCAACCTTTTCTCCATCTAATTCCTTCACTCCGCAGGATGCACAACATCGAAATAGGAGGAAATGTGGTCGAATTCTTCTTTCAAAGTTTGATATGTTGTTTTCATCTCTTCTATTCTGATCTCAAGCTGTCTGTTGGCCTGTGTCAGCTTAAAGGTTAGAATTCCCATTCTCAATGCTGTTATCCCCACGAATATCAGCATGATGACCATGATGATAGTAAAGACGAGTTGATAAGAGAGCACAAGAACCCTGGATTTCTGGTTTACCTTCGCTGGCAGTTCAATCTCCTCCTTCCTCCACGAGCTCCGCTGCACGCAGACGAGCACTTCTGGAACGAGGATTCTCTCTCACTTCTTCTTCAGAGGGACGTACTGGTTTTTCCGTCAGAATACGGAGTTTTCTGGAATTTCTGAAAGCCTCCTTTACTATCCTGTCTTCCAGAGAATGAAAAGAGATCACCACTATCCTGCCGCCGAACTTCAAAAGTTTTTCTGCCTTGTTCAGGAGAAATTCCCTCAAATTCTCAAGTTCTCTGTTGACGTATATCCTTATTGCCTGGAACGTTCTGGTGGCAAAATGTCTCTTTCGACGCCTTATTTCGTAAGAAGGAAGTGCTTCGCTCACAGCTTTCACGAGATCCAGAGTGGTGTTGAGGGGTCTGTTTTCCACGATCTTTCTTGCTATTTTCCTTGCGTATCTTTTCTCTTCTCCGTACTCGAAGATGATACGGGCCAGTTCTTCTTCGCTCAGTTCGTTCAGTACCTTCTGGGCTGTTATCTCACTTTCCAGATCCATACGCATGTCGAGTGGCTCTTCTCTTTCGAAGGTGAAACCTCTGTTCTCCCCCTTCAACTGATAGGTTGAAACACCAAGATCCAGCAATATTCCATCCACTTTTTCAATTTCAAGAGTTTTGAGTAAGAAATCTACGTCCCTATAAGAAGCTTTGAAGAGACTCACTCGATCGGAAAAATCTTCGAGTTTTCTCTCGGCGATTTGAAGAACCTCTGAATCAACATCTATTCCGATCAGTCTACAACCAGGGCAGCTCTCCAGGATTGCTCGTGCGTGTCCACCTTCCCCCACCGTGCAATCCAGAATGATCTTTTCATCCTCGGGTTTTAGATATTCGATCACTTCTCGAACCATTACTGGAATATGGTAGTGTGTATATTTCCTCATCTTCTTACACCTCTGAACAGTGGGATTGGACTTCGCTTGCAGAAAATTATAACGTGTTTTTACATAAAAGTCAAAAAATGACGAACATAATTCAAAGTATCCAAATCAGGCTTCTGATGGGAATTATGTGGTGAAATATCTTGATATACGGGTGTATACCTATTGTGTCGATGAAAGAGGATGGTGCTGTTTATTGGGTGTTACTTTTTTGTTTATCATTCTTAATAATAAAGTGCTAATATATTTCGCCGGAGGTGAGACATATGAGAAACCTGAACGACAAGATGAAGGATATCTTTGAAAAGAGTGTGGA
This genomic window from Thermotoga sp. SG1 contains:
- the secF gene encoding protein translocase subunit SecF, encoding MRREIDFMGKSKIFITVSLILIVISLVSIFTKGFNFGVEFTGGSEIIVRFENVEITESDIRNEISRISDEFATARIVQVRSAGDPANVLKYSIVVPKTYEPDEKERIQRELESLLPGKVVSFNEISGTAAEEIRRGTWTAILVALVVLLIYITIRFRFVFGVAAIVALVHDVLITMGFFSLFGYEINVAAVAAFLTLLGYSLNDSIVLSDRIRENMKRYRGRNMLNIVNMSINQVLARTINTSLTTFFVVFVLLLFAGNAVKPFAFGMTIGTVVGTYSSLYIVSPIIVKWSK
- a CDS encoding glucose-1-phosphate thymidylyltransferase yields the protein MKKAIVLCAGKGTRLRPLTFTTAKHLIPIANKPILFYSLENIARAGIEEVGIVVNPYNAEEFRNVVGDNPFGLKITYIIQEEPKGLAHAVLVSRDFLGDESFMMYLGDNLILEDLRKFVEDFEKSDYAASILLSPVKDPTRFGVAVMEGDRVIKVVEKPKIPPSNLAIVGLYLFRNRIFEGVENIKPSWRGELEITDAIEYLIEKGEKVKGYIIYGWWKDTGKPNDLLEANRKILMGINEEILGEVDDKTTIQGAVMIGKSSRIVNSLIRGPVVIGENCLIKDTYVGPYTSIGNNVVLENCEIENSIVMDSCSIVGIEKRIDSSILGKGVSVRSSARKPASLSLILGDMSRVEF
- the rplI gene encoding 50S ribosomal protein L9, with translation MKVILLKDVPKIGKKGEIKEVSDGYARNYLIPRGLAREYTKGLERAIEHEKEMERKKKEREREESEKILKELKKRTHIIKVKAGEAGKIFGAVTAATLAEEISKLTGLNLDKRWFKLDKPIKEIGKYSVEVVLPGGVRDTIDIRVEREE
- the rnz gene encoding ribonuclease Z translates to MNIIGFSKALFSTWIYYSPERILFDAGEGVSTALGSKVYAFKYVFLTHGHVDHIAGLWGIVNIRNNGMGDREKPLDVFYPKGNRAVEEYTNFIKKANPELRFSFNVHPLEEGEKVFLRDAGGFKRYVQPFRTKHVASEVSFGYHIFEVRRKLKEEFQNLDSKVIAKLVKEKGRDFVTDEYHKKILTISGDSLALDPEEVEGTELLIHECTFLDPRDRRYKNHASIDEVMETVKKAGVKRVILYHISTRYIRSIKSVIKKYREMLPDVEITYMDPRRVFEM
- a CDS encoding NfeD family protein; its protein translation is MEAWMFWLILGVILMVAEIFTPTFFIFWFGVGSLAASLVSLYLGVYIQIIVFAVVSIVLVLLTRKLVQSWESPRKIHVEEIVGKVALVIETINNKEGTGLVKIDGDVWRAFAEDDEEIIEKGEHVKILKVEGAHVVVKKV
- a CDS encoding SPFH domain-containing protein, encoding MLIALVVVVLFLVIVAASSLRIVRPYERGLVERLGKFKREVGSGIHFIIPFFERMIKVDMREKVIDVPPQEVITRDNVVVTVDAVIYYEITDAYKVVYNVSNFEMATIKLAQTNLRNVIGELELDQTLTSRERINMKLRTVLDEATDKWGVRITRVEIKKIDPPQDITDAMSKQMKAERTKRAAILEAEGYKQAQILRAEGEKNAAILRAEGEAEAIKRVAEANMQKLMLEARGQAEAIKLVFGAIHEGKPTKDLLTVRYLETLKEMANGQATKIFLPFEASSILASLGVISEIFKEKNEDKRDEK
- a CDS encoding thioredoxin family protein → MGILSEKDVAYLKDLFNKELEKKVKVLLFKTDDKARCQYCEITEQVLNELVSIDPRIELEVHDFDTEKEVTEKYQVEMVPATVLLSEEGKDYGIRFYGVPSGHEFGTLIQDIITVSKGKPQLSEESIQKLQSLEEPIRISVFVTPTCPYCPRAVLMAHNMAMASDKIIGEMIEANEYWELSEKFGVSSVPHIVVNRDPSKFFVGAYPEKEFINEVLRLAKG
- the trxB gene encoding thioredoxin-disulfide reductase → MVFFDTGSVKKKEIKDRYDIVVVGAGPAGLASAIYARRAGLSVLVVEKAIEGGYVNLTHLVENYPGFPKISGEELASKFKEHAESFGADIYNAEVVKLEVQENKKVVELDDGKKIEAPVVIVATGANPKRLNVPGEKEFFGRGVSYCATCDGYLFAGKDIVVVGGGDSACDESIFLSNIVNKITMVQLLETLTAAKVLQERVLNNPKIEVIYNSTVKEIRGKDKVEEVVIENVKTGETKVLKTEGVFIFIGLDPNSKLLEGLVELDPYGYVITDENMETSIKGLYAVGDVRKKNLRQIVTAVADGAIAVEHAAKHYF
- a CDS encoding penicillin-binding transpeptidase domain-containing protein, which gives rise to MEKRLALLLAVFMLFLAVSFINLFFFPPVGQKSHWYVSIPPKRGSILDARGRKIAYDSPVYVAYLDVDFFKRRNGNKSALERTLKACGIEKDPEEILKYRFYRLTEAEDKESVLKRLDPDILPFVSLEVEYRRKRFQDYSVGVLTGAVLNGQGRGGVEGFFDDVLKGKRKGALEFLYRGARLSPVLTDYILPEDGQDVHLSIDLDLQRHVYRIISDAVKEFSAEAGHAIVMESKTGKILSMVTTRSWNDLIGGYIEPGSTIKPVVYAIALETRSASPSFSIECQGEIKPVEELNIIIRDIEKHGKVDFLTGIVKSCNVMSVRVGDLIVKHIGVEGFYEWLKRAGFGEKTGVEMEGEIDGILRNPKEWSLIDPAEISIGQGIGVTPIQLVASLNVFANGGYWIKPSILKESPVEKRKVFSETTAETIKKAMIEVVEEGTGRFAQIRGLEIAGKTGTAQKAVGGKYQDLYHSLFVGFFPADDPKYMIMVHLDSPSGAFYGGDVAAPVFRKIVELLIEKKEKKITLIRGLMPNLVGLPVRDALLVLEELGVKDVELKGKGWMVSDQTPPPNHPLEGKVVLILGDQK
- the rsmH gene encoding 16S rRNA (cytosine(1402)-N(4))-methyltransferase RsmH, with translation MRKYTHYHIPVMVREVIEYLKPEDEKIILDCTVGEGGHARAILESCPGCRLIGIDVDSEVLQIAERKLEDFSDRVSLFKASYRDVDFLLKTLEIEKVDGILLDLGVSTYQLKGENRGFTFEREEPLDMRMDLESEITAQKVLNELSEEELARIIFEYGEEKRYARKIARKIVENRPLNTTLDLVKAVSEALPSYEIRRRKRHFATRTFQAIRIYVNRELENLREFLLNKAEKLLKFGGRIVVISFHSLEDRIVKEAFRNSRKLRILTEKPVRPSEEEVRENPRSRSARLRAAELVEEGGD